One window of the Hippocampus zosterae strain Florida chromosome 8, ASM2543408v3, whole genome shotgun sequence genome contains the following:
- the htr2b gene encoding 5-hydroxytryptamine receptor 2B, giving the protein MSQSDVAPLEADSSLSETSGVPLKWAALLFLMVIVPTIGGNILVILAVSLEKKLQNATNYFLMSLAVADLLVGLLVMPIALVTVLYNSGWPLPDFICPIWLFLDVLFSTASIMHLCAISLDRYIAIKKPIQHSQYKSRAKAMVKIALVWLISICIAIPIPIKGLQNYQPRNNITFNSNHTCQLKTDTFREFIMFGSMAAFFVPLIIMMVIYLLTVHVLRKKVDLLRSKVIQRFSYQAVSTVFQRDHAGTANQVDQFHVLDRLSKMQENPNVSTAKLAPIGEIPFRRMSTMGKKSMQTLSNEQRASKVLGIVFLLFVVMWCPFFITNVTSVLCTSCDINIISRLMEIFVWVGYISSGINPLVYTLFNKTFREAFTRYITCNYRTCASHQPDRNPKTSNVARTLTRISFRSSMAENSKLFMKRGMRNGIGAVGPQSPPRCRSSAHSCSGVMLDTMHFVDSYGAKQEEHVSCL; this is encoded by the exons ATGTCCCAGTCAGATGTGGCTCCGCTGGAGGCCGACAGCTCGCTATCAGAAACCTCTGGGGTTCCGTTAAAGTGGGCTGCTCTGCTTTTTCTTATGGTCATCGTTCCCACCATTGGTGGGAACATCTTGGTCATCCTCGCTGTGTCACTTGAGAAGAAGCTGCAGAATGCCACCAACTACTTCCTGATGTCACTTGCTGTGGCCGATTTATTGGTGGGACTCCTGGTGATGCCAATTGCCCTGGTCACTGTCCTCTACA ATTCTGGTTGGCCCCTTCCTGACTTCATCTGCCCTATTTGGCTCTTCCTGGACGTGCTGTTTTCAACTGCATCCATCATGCACTTGTGTGCCATCTCACTGGATCGCTACATTGCCATCAAGAAGCCAATACAGCACAGCCAGTATAAATCCAGAGCCAAGGCCATGGTCAAGATAGCACTGGTGTGGCTTATATCAATTT GTATAGCGATCCCTATTCCAATCAAGGGGCTCCAGAACTACCAACCCAGAAACAACATCACCTTCAACAGTAACCACACATGCCAGCTTAAAACGGACACCTTCCGAGAATTCATCATGTTTGGCTCCATGGCAGCATTCTTTGTTCCGCTGATCATAATGATGGTCATCTACCTTCTTACTGTCCATGTGCTGCGCAAAAAGGTCGATTTACTCAGGTCAAAGGTGATTCAGCGCTTCAGCTACCAAGCGGTGTCCACAGTATTCCAAAGGGACCATGCTGGGACCGCAAATCAAGTTGACCAGTTTCATGTGCTGGACAGGCTTTCCAAGATGCAAGAAAACCCCAATGTAAGCACGGCAAAGCTTGCTCCCATCGGTGAAATTCCCTTCCGCAGAATGTCCACCATGGGAAAGAAGTCAATGCAGACTCTAAGCAACGAGCAGCGTGCCTCAAAGGTGCTGGGCATAGTCTTCCTTCTCTTTGTGGTCATGTGGTGTCCCTTCTTCATCACTAATGTCACCTCTGTGCTGTGTACCAGCTGTGATATCAACATCATCTCCCGGCTGATGGAGATCTTTGTGTGGGTGGGCTACATATCATCGGGTATCAACCCGCTCGTTTACACACTCTTCAACAAGACGTTTAGGGAGGCCTTCACACGCTACATCACCTGTAATTATAGGACCTGCGCAAGTCATCAGCCGGACAGAAATCCAAAGACCTCAAACGTTGCTCGGACTCTTACGAGAATTTCATTCAGATCTTCCATGGCCGAAAACTCCAAACTGTTCATGAAGAGGGGCATGAGGAACGGCATTGGGGCAGTAGGCCCCCAAAGTCCACCGAGATGCCGGTCATCTGCCCATTCATGTAGCGGTGTCATGTTAGACACAATGCACTTTGTGGACAGCTACGGTGCCAAGCAGGAAGAACACGTGAGCTGCCTATGA